A genomic region of Alnus glutinosa chromosome 11, dhAlnGlut1.1, whole genome shotgun sequence contains the following coding sequences:
- the LOC133881748 gene encoding methionine aminopeptidase 2B isoform X2, which produces MAEEKLNTEVSVEENGTAEPVNGKEEASEPSSTLEKDEDEGKKEEDEGKGTKKKKKKSKSKKKKEVPEQTDPPSIPVIDLFPSGEFPEGEIQQCKDDNLWRTTSEEKRELERLEKPIHNSLRRAAEVHRQVRKYIKSILKPGMLMTDLCETLENTVRKLISENGLEAGIAFPTGCSLNWVAAHWTPNTGDKTVLQYDDVMKLDFGTHVDGNIVDCAFTVAFNPMFDPLLEASREATNTGIKESGIDVRLCDVGAAIQEVMESYEVEINGKVYQVKSIRNLNGHSIGRYQIHAGKSVPIVKGGEQTKMEEGELFAIETFGSTGKGYVREDLECSHYMKNFEVGHIPLRLPRAKQLLATINKNFSTLAFCRRYLDRLGETKYLMALKNLCDAGIVQPYPPLCDVKGSYVSQFEHTILLRPTCKEVISRGDDY; this is translated from the exons ATGGCGGAGGAAAAGTTGAATACGGAAGTTTCTGTTGAAGAAAATGGGACTGCGGAGCCTGTGAATGGCAAGGAAGAGGCCTCCGAGCCTTCTTCGACCTTGGAAAAAGATGAAGATGAGGGGAAAAAAGAGGAAGACGAGGGAAAAG gtaccaagaaaaaaaagaagaaaagtaaaagcAA gaaaaagaaagaagtaccAGAGCAGACTGATCCACCATCCATTCCTGTTATTGACCTTTTCCCTTCTGGCGAGTTTCCTGAGGGTGAGATTCAGCAGTGCAAAGATGA TAACCTATGGAGGACTACATCTGAAGAGAAGAGGGAGTTGGAGCGCCTCGAAAAACCAATACATAATTCACTTCGCCGAGCAGCTGAAGTTCATCGTCAG GTTCGAAAGTACATCAAAAGTATTCTGAAGCCTGGAATGTTGATGACTGACCTATGTGAGACATTGGAGAACACAGTCCGTAAGCTGATATCGGAGAATGGTCTAGAAGCAGGCATTGCATTCCCTACAGGGTGCTCTCTGAACTG GGTTGCTGCTCATTGGACCCCAAATACAGGAGATAAGACTGTGCTTCAGTATGATGATGTGATGAAGTTGGATTTTGGAACTCATGTTGATG GAAATATAGTCGACTGTGCTTTTACAGTTGCATTCAATCCTATGTTCGATCCACTACTAGAAGCCTCTCGTGAAGCAACCAATACAGGTATCAAG GAATCTGGAATTGATGTACGACTTTGTGATGTTGGTGCTGCAATTCAAGAGGTCATGGAATCATATGAGGTTGAAATTAATGGAAAGGTGTATCAAG TTAAGAGCATTCGAAACTTGAATGGACATAGCATTGGGCGCTATCAGATCCATGCTGGGAAATCTGTCCCTATCGTGAAAGGAGGGGAGCAGACAAAAATGGAAGAGGGTGAACTTTTCGCAATCGAAACATTTGGATCAACTG GGAAAGGATATGTTAGAGAAGATCTAGAGTGCAGTCATTACATGAAAAATTTTGAAGTTGGTCATATCCCATTGAGGTTGCCCAGGGCAAAGCAACTGTTAGCTACAATTAACAAGAACTTCTCCACATTGGCCTTCTGCAGACGGTATTTAGACCGCCTGGGGGAGACTAAATACCTTATGGCACTAAAGAATTTATGTGATGCTGGCATTGTTCAG cCTTATCCTCCTCTGTGTGACGTTAAGGGCAGCTATGTATCTCAGTTCGAGCATACCATCTTACTCCGGCCAACCTGCAAAGAGGTCATATCCAGAGGTGATGACTACTGA
- the LOC133882186 gene encoding cleavage and polyadenylation specificity factor subunit 3-I isoform X2 yields MAALPYFDEIDPSTIDVLLITHFHLDHAASLPYFLEKTTFKGRVFMTYPTKAIYKLLLTDYVKVSKVSVEDMLYNEQDINRSMDKIEVIDFHQTVEVNGIRFWCYTAGHVLGAAMFMVDIAGVRVLYTGDYSREEDRHLRAAETPQFSPDVCIIESTYGVQQHQPRHVREKRFTDVIHSTISEGGRVLIPVFALGRAQELLLILDEYWSTHPELHNIPIYYASPLAKRCLSVYETYIHSMNDRIRSQHAAKSNPFVFKYISPIKSIENFKDVGPAVVMASPGGLQSGLSRQLFDMWCSDRKNACVLPGYVVEGTLAKTILNEPKEVTLMNGLTAPLNMQVHYISFSAHADSVQTSAFLEELLPNNIILVHGEANEMGRLKQKLIGQFADRNVKIFNPKNCQSVEMYFNSQKMAKTIGRLGERTPEVGETVSGLLVKKGFTYQIMAPDDLHIFSQLSTANITQRITIPYAGAFSILNHRLKQIFESVESSMDEESGIPTLRVHERVTVNQDSEKHISLHWTSDPVSDMVSDSIVALVLNINREIPKVIVEAEAIKTEEENGKKVEKVIYALLVSLFGDVKAGENGKLVISVDGNVAELDKQTGDVVSENEGLKERVRTAFQRIQSAVKPIPLSAS; encoded by the exons CTTTCACTTGGATCATGCTGCATCCCTACCGTATTTTCTGGAGAAG ACCACCTTCAAAGGTCGAGTTTTCATGACTTATCCAACAAAGGCTATCTACAAGCTGCTTTTGACAGATTATGTAAAAGTCAGCAAAGTTTCAGTTGAAGATATGTTGTACAATGAGCAAGACATAAATCGTTCCATGGATAAAATTGAG GTTATCGATTTCCACCAAACAGTAGAGGTGAATGGCATTCGATTTTGGTGCTATACTGCTGGCCATGTCCTTGGTGCTGCTATGTTTATGGTTGATATTGCTGGTGTTCGAGTACTCTACACTGGAGACTATTCACGTGAAGAAGACCGGCATCTCCGTGCTGCTGAGACCCCACAGTTCTCCCCTGATGTATGCATAATTGAATCCACTTATGGTGTCCAGCAACATCAACCTCGGCACGTCCGAGAGAAGCGCTTCACTGATGTTATTCATTCAACCATTTCTGAAGGAGGTCGTGTCCTTATTCCAGTTTTTGCCCTTGGCCGTGCCCAAGAACTGCTTTTGATTCTTGATGAGTATTGGTCAACCCATCCGGAGCTCCATAACATTCCCATATATTATGCTTCTCCCCTTGCAAAAAGGTGTTTGAGTGTTTATGAGACATACATCCATTCAATGAATGACAGGATACGCAGCCAACATGCAGCAAAGTCAAACCCCTTTGTGTTCAAGTACATATCACCAATAAAGAGCATTGAGAATTTCAAAGATGTTGGCCCAGCGGTGGTGATGGCAAGTCCTGGTGGGCTTCAAAGTGGGTTGTCACGACAACTATTTGACATGTGGTGCTCTGATCGGAAAAATGCTTGCGTTCTACCTGGGTACGTGGTTGAAGGGACACTAGCTAAAACTATTCTTAATGAACCCAAGGAGGTTACTCTCATGAATGGACTCACTGCTCCTCTCAACATGCAGGTCCATTACATATCGTTCTCTGCCCATGCAGACTCTGTCCAGACAAGTGCATTCTTGGAAGAGCTCCTGCCTAATAACATAATTCTTGTTCATGGAGAAGCTAATGAGATGGGGAGGCTCAAACAGAAACTCATTGGCCAGTTTGCTGATCGCAACGTCAAAATCTTCAACCCGAAGAATTGTCAGTCTGTTGAAATGTACTTCAACTCTCAGAAAATGGCAAAAACTATTGGAAGGCTGGGTGAAAGGACACCAGAAGTAGGGGAAACTGTCAGTGGTTTACTGGTCAAGAAAGGATTCACCTATCAGATAATGGCACCTGATGATCTCCATATCTTTTCTCAGCTATCAACTGCAAACATCACTCAAAGGATTACAATCCCATATGCCGGTGCCTTCAGCATATTAAATCACCGGCTCAAGCAGATATTCGAGAGTGTAGAGTCTTCAATGGACGAGGAGTCCGGAATCCCAACACTGCGAGTGCATGAACGAGTAACAGTTAATCAGGATTCTGAGAAACACATCTCGTTGCATTGGACATCAGATCCTGTAAGCGACATGGTTTCGGATTCCATTGTGGCTCTGGTTCTAAATATCAACAGGGAAATCCCCAAGGTAATTGTTGAAGCAGAGGCTATAAAAACTGAGGAAGAGAATGGGAAGAAAGTAGAAAAGGTTATTTATGCGCTCCTTGTTTCGCTCTTCGGAGACGTGAAGGCCGGAGAAAATGGGAAGCTGGTGATTAGCGTTGATGGGAATGTGGCCGAGCTTGACAAACAGACGGGGGATGTTGTGAGTGAAAATGAAGGTTTAAAAGAAAGAGTAAGGACGGCTTTCCAGCGAATTCAAAGTGCTGTGAAGCCAATCCCTCTATCTGCATCATAG
- the LOC133881748 gene encoding methionine aminopeptidase 2B isoform X1 — protein MAEEKLNTEVSVEENGTAEPVNGKEEASEPSSTLEKDEDEGKKEEDEGKEGTKKKKKKSKSKKKKEVPEQTDPPSIPVIDLFPSGEFPEGEIQQCKDDNLWRTTSEEKRELERLEKPIHNSLRRAAEVHRQVRKYIKSILKPGMLMTDLCETLENTVRKLISENGLEAGIAFPTGCSLNWVAAHWTPNTGDKTVLQYDDVMKLDFGTHVDGNIVDCAFTVAFNPMFDPLLEASREATNTGIKESGIDVRLCDVGAAIQEVMESYEVEINGKVYQVKSIRNLNGHSIGRYQIHAGKSVPIVKGGEQTKMEEGELFAIETFGSTGKGYVREDLECSHYMKNFEVGHIPLRLPRAKQLLATINKNFSTLAFCRRYLDRLGETKYLMALKNLCDAGIVQPYPPLCDVKGSYVSQFEHTILLRPTCKEVISRGDDY, from the exons ATGGCGGAGGAAAAGTTGAATACGGAAGTTTCTGTTGAAGAAAATGGGACTGCGGAGCCTGTGAATGGCAAGGAAGAGGCCTCCGAGCCTTCTTCGACCTTGGAAAAAGATGAAGATGAGGGGAAAAAAGAGGAAGACGAGGGAAAAG AAGgtaccaagaaaaaaaagaagaaaagtaaaagcAA gaaaaagaaagaagtaccAGAGCAGACTGATCCACCATCCATTCCTGTTATTGACCTTTTCCCTTCTGGCGAGTTTCCTGAGGGTGAGATTCAGCAGTGCAAAGATGA TAACCTATGGAGGACTACATCTGAAGAGAAGAGGGAGTTGGAGCGCCTCGAAAAACCAATACATAATTCACTTCGCCGAGCAGCTGAAGTTCATCGTCAG GTTCGAAAGTACATCAAAAGTATTCTGAAGCCTGGAATGTTGATGACTGACCTATGTGAGACATTGGAGAACACAGTCCGTAAGCTGATATCGGAGAATGGTCTAGAAGCAGGCATTGCATTCCCTACAGGGTGCTCTCTGAACTG GGTTGCTGCTCATTGGACCCCAAATACAGGAGATAAGACTGTGCTTCAGTATGATGATGTGATGAAGTTGGATTTTGGAACTCATGTTGATG GAAATATAGTCGACTGTGCTTTTACAGTTGCATTCAATCCTATGTTCGATCCACTACTAGAAGCCTCTCGTGAAGCAACCAATACAGGTATCAAG GAATCTGGAATTGATGTACGACTTTGTGATGTTGGTGCTGCAATTCAAGAGGTCATGGAATCATATGAGGTTGAAATTAATGGAAAGGTGTATCAAG TTAAGAGCATTCGAAACTTGAATGGACATAGCATTGGGCGCTATCAGATCCATGCTGGGAAATCTGTCCCTATCGTGAAAGGAGGGGAGCAGACAAAAATGGAAGAGGGTGAACTTTTCGCAATCGAAACATTTGGATCAACTG GGAAAGGATATGTTAGAGAAGATCTAGAGTGCAGTCATTACATGAAAAATTTTGAAGTTGGTCATATCCCATTGAGGTTGCCCAGGGCAAAGCAACTGTTAGCTACAATTAACAAGAACTTCTCCACATTGGCCTTCTGCAGACGGTATTTAGACCGCCTGGGGGAGACTAAATACCTTATGGCACTAAAGAATTTATGTGATGCTGGCATTGTTCAG cCTTATCCTCCTCTGTGTGACGTTAAGGGCAGCTATGTATCTCAGTTCGAGCATACCATCTTACTCCGGCCAACCTGCAAAGAGGTCATATCCAGAGGTGATGACTACTGA